Proteins encoded within one genomic window of Brassica rapa cultivar Chiifu-401-42 chromosome A09, CAAS_Brap_v3.01, whole genome shotgun sequence:
- the LOC103837010 gene encoding WAT1-related protein At3g28050 produces the protein MAGKYFQREVLPVMALVIMECANVGLNTLFKAATLQGMSFHVFIVYSYGLAALLLLPSIFFSSRSRTLPPMNFSILYKIVVLGLIGCCSNIMGYTGINYSSPTLASAISNLTPAFTFLLAILFRMESVSFKRISSVAKMLGTVVSIGGAFIVTLYNGPLVISMSPPSVSLRSQSTNHNWIIGAAFLSVEYFMVPLWYIVQTQIMREYPSEFTVVCYYSLGVSFWTGLVTLFTEGSDLNAWKIKPNIALVSIVCSGVFGSCINNTIHTWALRIKGPLFVAMFKPLSIAIAVAMGVIFLHDSLYIGSLIGATVITTGFYTVMWGKAKEAAMVEDDNKANNEDATNEADHDSPLASQKAPLLESYKNDEHV, from the exons atggCGGGAAAATACTTTCAGAGAGAGGTGTTGCCGGTGATGGCGCTGGTGATAATGGAATGCGCCAACGTTGGTTTAAACACTCTGTTCAAGGCAGCGACCTTGCAAGGCATGAGCTTCCATGTCTTCATCGTTTACTCTTACGGTCTTGCtgctcttcttctccttccttctATTTTCTTCTCCTCCCG ATCAAGAACTCTTCCACCGATGAATTTCTCAATTCTCTACAAAATCGTGGTTCTAGGGTTAATTGG atgcTGCTCAAACATAATGGGGTACACAGGAATTAATTATAGCTCTCCAACACTTGCTTCTGCGATCAGCAACCTCACTCCTGCGTTTACATTCTTGCTCGCCATCCTTTTCAG GATGGAGAGTGTATCTTTCAAGAGAATAAGTAGTGTGGCTAAAATGTTAGGAACTGTAGTTTCCATTGGAGGGGCATTTATAGTGACTCTTTACAATGGACCTCTGGTGATCTCTATGTCACCACCGTCTGTATCTTTGAGATCACAGTCCACAAACCATAATTGGATCATTGGCGCTGCGTTCCTTTCCGTCGAGTATTTCATGGTTCCTTTGTGGTACATTGTTCAG ACTCAAATCATGAGAGAGTATCCATCCGAGTTCACCGTTGTTTGTTACTATAGCTTAGGCGTGAGCTTTTGGACCGGGCTTGTCACCTTGTTCACTGAAGGGAGTGACTTGAATGCATGGAAGATAAAACCAAATATAGCTTTAGTGTCAATCGTTTGCTCG gGAGTTTTTGGATCTTGCATAAACAATACAATCCATACGTGGGCGTTGCGGATCAAGGGGCCTTTATTTGTTGCAATGTTCAAGCCTCTGTCGATTGCTATTGCCGTTGCAATGGGTGTGATCTTCCTCCATGATTCTCTCTACATTGGCAG CTTGATCGGGGCAACGGTAATAACGACCGGTTTTTACACTGTGATGTGGGGCAAAGCTAAGGAAGCGGCCATGGTCGAAGATGACAACAAGGCTAACAACGAGGATGCCACCAACGAAGCTGACCATGATTCTCCATTAGCTTCACAGAAGGCTCCTCTCTTGGAAAGTTACAAGAACGACGAGCATGTCTAA
- the LOC103837009 gene encoding probably inactive leucine-rich repeat receptor-like protein kinase At3g28040: MGDHRRKAISVTLFLAMTLISLTNGDTNSIQLNDDVLGLIVLKSDLHDPSSHLASWNEDDASPCSWSYVKCNPKTSRVTELSLSGLGLTGKIGRGIQKLQHLKTLSLSNNNFTGNIMSLSNNNNLQKLDLSHNNLSGTIPSSLGSIKYLDLTGNSFSGTLSNDLFTNCSSLTYLSLSHNRFEGELPSTLSRCSVLNTLNLSSNRFSGNPSFVSVLWKLERLRTLDLSFNALSGTLPLGILSLHSLKVLQLQGNRFSGPLPSDIGLCPHLNTVDLSFNRFYGEVPTTLQRLKSLNHLDLSKNFLSSGFPVWIGDMTGLVHLDVSRNELTGAIPSSVGSLRSLKVIILSENKLSGEIPESLESCKELVSVQLKGNGFVGSIPDGLFNLGLQEIDFSGNGLTSSIPRGSSRLFESLVTLDLSCNSLTGNIPGEVGLFSNLRYLNLSWNKFNTRVPPEIEFLQNLTVLDLRNNALIGSVPADICEPQSLEILQLDGNSLTGSIPEGIGNCSSLKLLSLSHNNLTGPIPKSLSKLQQLKILKLEANKLSGEIPKELGGLHNLLLVNISFNRLIGRLPNGGVFQRLDQSALQGNLGICSPLLRGPCRMNVSKPIVIDPNSYGNRNNNEGRHGNRTSNGSSKYHNGMFLSVSVVVAISAAILIFLGVIIVTLLNASVRRKLAFVDNALDSIFSGSSRSGRSLVAGKLVMLNSRTSWSSSSSQEFARNPESHLNKASRIGEGVFGTVYKAPLGEQGSNLAVKKLVLSPIIENLEDFDREVRILAKAKHPNLVLIKGYYWTPETQLLVSEYIPNGNLHSKLHGREPSTPPLSWDARYRIILGTAKGLAYLHHTCRPTTIHFNLKPSNILLDEKYNPKISDFGLSRLVTQDGNTMNNNRFQNALGYMAPELECQNLRVNEKCDVYGFGVLILELVTGRRPVEYGEDIFVILSDHVRIMLEQGNVLECIDPTMEDEYSEDEVLPVVKLALVCTSQIPSNRPTMAEIVQILQVITSPVPHRMLDSF; encoded by the exons ATGGGAGATCACAGAAGAAAAGCTATCTCAGTTACTCTGTTTCTTGCAATGACATTGATATCACTCACCAACGGTGATACCAACTCAATCCAGCTAAACGATGACGTTTTGGGTCTCATCGTCTTAAAATCAGACCTCCACGACCCATCTTCACACCTGGCGTCTTGGAACGAAGACGATGCCTCTCCTTGCTCATGGAGCTACGTCAAATGCAACCCCAAGACATCTAGAGTCACCGAGCTCTCCCTCTCCGGTTTAGGACTAACCGGAAAAATCGGTCGTGGGATCCAAAAGCTTCAGCACTTAAAGACACTCTCACTCTCCAACAACAACTTCACCGGAAACATCATGTCTCtctccaacaacaacaacctccAAAAACTCGATCTTAGCCACAACAATCTCTCCGGTACAATCCCATCTTCTCTCGGTTCAATTAAATACCTAGACTTAACCGGAAACTCCTTCTCCGGTACACTCTCTAACGATCTCTTCACCAACTGCTCATCTCTCACGTATCTGTCTCTCTCTCACAACCGCTTCGAAGGTGAACTCCCAAGTACTCTGTCCCGATGCTCAGTTTTGAACACTCTCAACCTCTCAAGCAACCGTTTCTCCGGAAACCCTAGTTTCGTTTCCGTGTTGTGGAAGCTAGAGAGGCTAAGAACGTTGGATCTATCGTTCAACGCTCTCTCCGGAACGTTACCTTTGGGGATACTCTCTCTGCATAGCTTGAAAGTGTTGCAGCTACAAGGGAACCGGTTCTCAGGACCATTGCCTTCAGACATTGGACTCTGTCCTCATTTAAACACAGTTGACTTGAGTTTCAACCGTTTCTACGGCGAGGTTCCGACGACTCTTCAGAGGCTGAAGTCTTTAAACCATTTAGATTTGTCCAAGAATTTTCTCTCCAGTGGCTTCCCGGTTTGGATTGGTGACATGACCGGTTTAGTACACTTGGATGTCTCCAGAAATGAGTTAACCGGAGCCATTCCTTCTTCAGTTGGTAGCTTGAGGTCTCTAAAGGTTATAATCTTGTCTGAGAACAAACTCTCCGGGGAGATTCCGGAATCTTTGGAGTCTTGCAAAGAGCTTGTGAGTGTTCAGCTCAAGGGCAATGGCTTTGTTGGTAGCATTCCTGATGGTTTGTTCAATCTTGGTTTGCAAGAAATTGATTTTTCCGGTAACGGTTTAACCAGTTCGATCCCTAGAGGCTCAAGCAGGCTCTTTGAGTCACTAGTAACACTTGATCTTTCGTGTAATAGTCTCACTGGTAACATACCTGGTGAAGTAGGGCTATTCAGCAACTTGAGATACTTAAACTTGTCATGGAACAAGTTTAACACAAGAGTTCCTCCAGAAATAGAGTTCCTACAGAATCTGACAGTCTTGGATCTAAGGAACAACGCGTTGATCGGTTCGGTTCCAGCTGATATATGTGAGCCTCAGAGTCTAGAGATCCTTCAGTTGGATGGTAACTCACTAACCGGTTCTATACCGGAAGGAATTGGAAACTGCTCCTCTCTTAAATTGTT gaGTTTGTCTCATAACAATCTTACTGGTCCTATTCCCAAGTCATTATCAAAGTTACAACAACTAAAGATTCTAAAGCTAGAGGCCAATAAGCTTAGTGGCGAGATACCAAAAGAGCTAGGGGGATTGCACAATTTGTTATTGGTTAACATATCGTTTAACCGACTCATTGGAAGGTTACCTAATGGAGGTGTGTTCCAGAGATTAGACCAGAGTGCTCTTCAAGGAAACTTAGGCATTTGCTCACCCTTGTTGCGAGGACCTTGCAGGATGAATGTTTCAAAGCCTATTGTCATCGATCCGAACTCCTATGGAAACAGGAATAACAATGAGGGAAGGCATGGAAACCGTACAAGCAATGGCTCAAGCAAGTACCACAATGGAATGTTCCTTAGTGTTTCAGTTGTTGTAGCTATATCAGCAGCTATACTCATCTTCCTAGGAGTCATAATCGTAACGCTTCTTAATGCATCGGTGAGAAGAAAACTTGCGTTTGTAGACAACGCGTTGGATAGCATATTTTCAGGGTCTTCCAGATCGGGAAGAAGCTTAGTGGCCGGGAAACTTGTTATGCTAAACTCAAGAACGTCGTGGTCCTCGTCTTCGTCTCAAGAGTTTGCTAGAAACCCTGAGTCTCATCTCAATAAAGCTTCAAGAATAGGTGAAGGAGTGTTTGGAACAGTCTACAAGGCACCGTTAGGAGAACAGGGGAGTAACTTGGCGGTCAAGAAACTTGTCCTGTCCCCGATTATCGAAAACCTAGAAGATTTTGATCGAGAAGTCCGAATCTTGGCGAAGGCGAAGCACCCTAATCTAGTCTTGATCAAAGGGTATTACTGGACACCGGAGACGCAGCTTCTGGTGTCTGAATACATTCCAAATGGAAACTTGCACTCCAAGTTACACGGAAGAGAACCCTCGACGCCGCCTCTTTCTTGGGATGCAAGATACAGAATCATCCTCGGCACAGCCAAAGGACTCGCTTATCTCCACCACACGTGCCGTCCAACAACCATCCACTTCAACCTGAAACCATCCAACATCCTCCTCGACGAAAAATACAACCCTAAAATCTCTGACTTCGGACTATCTCGTCTTGTAACACAAGACGGGAACACGATGAACAACAACAGGTTTCAGAACGCTTTAGGTTACATGGCGCCTGAACTAGAGTGTCAAAACTTAAGGGTCAACGAGAAATGCGATGTTTATGGGTTTGGGGTTCTGATACTCGAACTCGTGACTGGTCGGAGACCCGTGGAGTACGGTGAAGACATCTTTGTGATACTTAGCGACCATGTTAGGATTATGTTGGAACAAGGGAATGTGTTGGAGTGTATTGATCCCACGATGGAGGATGAATACTCTGAGGATGAGGTTTTGCCTGTTGTGAAACTTGCTCTTGTTTGTACTTCTCAGATACCTTCAAACCGGCCTACAATGGCGGAGATTGTTCAGATCTTGCAGGTCATTACTTCTCCTGTTCCTCACAGGATGCTGGATAgtttctaa
- the LOC103837013 gene encoding gibberellin-regulated protein 14, whose product MSSSNSLLLFFSVLFTLIFSLVPVNSDIEVEKPPQPLHPVAPVGKPSAPPQPAPTVKPPSPPTTPLLPPVMPKDCPKLCDVRCGSHWRPKVCIRACRTCCLRCKCVPPGTYGNREKCGRCYTNMTTHGGRPKCP is encoded by the exons ATGTCTAGCTCAAACTCCCTTCTCTTATTCTTCTCCGTCTTGTTCACGTTAATCTTCTCACTCGTACCT GTCAATTCTGATATCGAAGTGGAGAAACCACCTCAACCGCTCCACCCGGTAGCTCCTGTGGGCAAACCGTCAGCACCTCCTCAGCCGGCACCAACGGTTAAACCGCCTTCACCTCCAACTACACCGCTTCTACCACCAGTTATGCCAAAAG ATTGCCCTAAGTTGTGTGATGTTAGATGTGGTTCGCATTGGAGACCGAAGGTATGTATTAGAGCATGCAGAACATGTTGTCTCAGGTGCAAATGTGTACCACCCGGCACGTATGGAAACAGAGAGAAGTGTGGCAGATGTTACACAAATATGACTACTCATGGTGGTCGACCTAAGTGTCCTTGA
- the LOC103837011 gene encoding xyloglucan glycosyltransferase 4, translating to MAPNSVAVTMEKPDNFSLLEINGSDPSSFPDNKRKSISPKQFSWFLLLKAHRVVSALSWLLASVKNRIAFSSKNVNEEEDPKSRGKQMYRFIKACLVISIVALSIELVAYYKNWNLDLINRRPSWEVFGLVEWSYMAWLSFRSDYIAPVVITLSKFCTVLFLIQSLDRLVLCLGCFWIKLKKIQPKLKDEELDLEDASNFPMVLIQIPMCNEKEVYEQSIGAAAQLDWPKDRILIQVLDDSDDPNLQLLIKEEVSAWAEKGVNIIYRHRLIRTGYKAGNLKSAMTCDYVKDYEFVTIFDADFTPSPDFLKKTVPHFKGNPELGLVQARWSFVNKDENLLTRLQNINLCFHFEVEQQVNGVFLNFFGFNGTAGVWRIKALEESGGWLERTTVEDMDIAVRAHLNGWKFIYLNDVEVTCELPESYEAYKKQQHRWHSGPMQLFRLCLPSIIKSKISAGKKANLIFLFFLLRKLILPFYSFTLFCIILPLTMFIPEAELPLWIICYVPIFISLLNILPSPKSFPFLIPYLLFENTMSITKFNAMISGLFQLGSAYEWVVTKKTGRSSESDLLAFAEKEEKLHRRNSESGLELLSKLKEQEMNLAEQETPKKTFGGLVRPKNKIKKRNMVFKKELALAFLLLTAAARSFLSAHGLHFYFLLFQGLSFLVVGLDLIGEQIN from the exons ATGGCTCCAAACTCAGTGGCAGTGACAATGGAGAAGCCAGACAACTTCTCCTTACTAGAGATCAACGGCTCAGACCCATCCTCATTCCCTGACAACAAAAGAAAATCCATCAGCCCAAAACAGTTCTCATGGTTCCTCCTCCTCAAAGCTCACAGAGTCGTCTCCGCTCTCTCATGGCTCTTGGCTTCGGTCAAGAACCGAATCGCTTTCTCCTCCAAGAACGTAAACGAGGAAGAAGATCCCAAGAGCAGAGGCAAACAAATGTACAGATTCATCAAAGCCTGTCTCGTCATCTCCATAGTCGCCTTGTCGATAGAACTCGTGGCTTATTACAAGAACTGGAATCTGGATCTCATAAACCGACGACCGTCTTGGGAGGTTTTCGGGCTCGTGGAGTGGTCTTACATGGCTTGGCTCTCGTTTCGATCCGATTACATCGCTCCCGTTGTCATCACTCTCTCCAAATTCTGCACTGTCCTCTTCTTGATCCAGAGTCTTGATCGGTTAGTCCTCTGTCTCGGATGCTTCTGGATCAAACTCAAAAAGATCCAACCCAAGCTCAAGGACGAAGAACTCGATTTAGAAGACGCTTCTAACTTCCCAATGGTCCTCATTCAGATCCCAATGTGCAATGAAAAAGAG GTGTATGAACAATCAATAGGAGCAGCTGCACAGCTTGACTGGCCTAAAGATAGGATCTTGATTCAAGTTCTAGATGATTCGGACGATCCAAATCTCCAGCTTTTGATCAAGGAAGAGGTATCAGCTTGGGCAGAGAAAGGTGTAAACATTATCTACAGGCACAGGTTGATCAGAACTGGTTACAAAGCTGGGAATCTCAAGTCTGCAATGACATGTGATTACGTTAAAGATTACGAGTTCGTTACCATATTCGACGCAGATTTCACGCCAAGTCCTGATTTTCTCAAGAAGACAGTTCCTCATTTCAAG GGAAATCCAGAGCTAGGACTAGTCCAAGCAAGGTGGTCCTTTGTGAACAAAGACGAGAATCTCCTCACGAGGCTACAGAACATAAACCTATGTTTCCACTTCGAAGTAGAGCAGCAAGTGAACGGAGTGTTTCTCAACTTCTTTGGTTTCAACGGAACTGCAGGAGTCTGGAGAATCAAAGCATTGGAAGAATCAGGCGGGTGGCTCGAGAGAACGACAGTTGAAGACATGGACATCGCGGTCAGGGCTCATCTCAACGGTTGGAAGTTCATTTACCTCAATGATGTTGAAGTCACTTGCGAGTTGCCTGAGTCTTATGAAGCGTACAAGAAGCAGCAACATCGTTGGCATTCTGGTCCTATGCAACTTTTCCGGTTATGCCTTCCTTCAATCATAAAATCTAAG ATATCGGCAGGGAAGAAGGCAAATCtgatcttcctcttctttcttctaAGGAAGCTTATTCTTCCATTTTACTCATTCACACTCTTCTGCATCATACTACCATTAACAATGTTCATACCTGAAGCTGAGCTTCCTTTGTGGATCATCTGTTATGTTCCTATATTCATTTCCCTTCTCAACATTCTCCCCTCACCTAAATCTTTCCCTTTCTTAATCCCTTACCTCCTTTTCGAGAACACAATGTCCATAACCAAGTTCAACGCCATGATCTCCGGATTGTTCCAGCTTGGATCGGCTTACGAGTGGGTTGTGACCAAAAAGACTGGGAGATCATCTGAATCTGACTTGCTAGCGTTTGCTGAAAAGGAAGAGAAGTTGCATAGGAGAAACTCGGAGTCCGGTTTGGAGCTTCTAAGCAAACTCAAGGAGCAAGAGATGAATCTTGCTGAGCAAGAAACCCCTAAGAAGACCTTTGGTGGGCTGGTGAGGCCGAAGAACAAGATCAAGAAGAGGAACATGGTGTTCAAGAAAGAGCTTGCGCTGGCGTTCTTGCTTCTAACCGCAGCTGCAAGGAGCTTTCTATCGGCGCACGGTCTTCACTTCTACTTCTTGCTATTTCAGGGGCTGTCTTTCTTGGTTGTAGGGTTGGATTTGATCGGAGAACAGATCAACTAG